Proteins from one Porites lutea chromosome 3, jaPorLute2.1, whole genome shotgun sequence genomic window:
- the LOC140931891 gene encoding uncharacterized protein translates to MPTCNRFDTGFVHQQCQEIQRLFGGELEATLGPLIDHSSDGDSCRCKIMLQLLRSREGLRFWLCSELLQGDKGYLHPKEINDWRVSDLKKYENVLITKGITFPMSLKDISKFERLNPSIPVYADFECFTSPLNTCCPNPDKSYGYNYQKHEPSGFCYYLKGLVDSFKPVTFTKTRDSDDVALIFVKKIVELTEAIYNKYYRTPKKLFLSTEEQESFDSAKLCYICNKPLKKDRVRDHCHFTGKYRGAAHNECNLKCRKPRVLPVIFHNLQGYDSHLFIKQLSNIPGRLECIPSTEEKYISFSKHFKVGEYKDIRGMIIPITFEIRFIDSFKFLQTSLSNLVGNLKPDDLHNTKKVFKSNSSLLTRKGVYPYDYVSSLEKLSETNLPPPEKFYSYLNDEEISDDDYNHALNVWNTFKCRSIRDYHNLYLKTDVILLADVFENFRLTCLHHYKLDPAHYYTSPGLAWDACLKTTGQHLQLLHDYDMLMMIERGIRGGITHISKRYAEANNKYMVNYNPVKPSSYIQYLDANNLYGWAMSQNLPTYGFEWINDITVQGVFDILNSLNYRGRKGWVFEVDLEYPPELWSLHNDYPLAPENIKVNRVEKLVCHFKPRKNYVVYYKNLRQYLEMGMKITNVHRGISFYQSPWMSPYIQKNTELRKSASNDFEKDFFKLMNNSVFGKTIENIRKRQNIVLVDNRTKAKRLVSRPNFERVTIFDENLIAVHMKKTEVYFNKPVYIQTKDFYHDIKDDVKTKFDTSGYPSSHPSGIPTGLNKKVIGMFKDEVGGRQITHFIGLRPKLYTFKIEDGATNKKCKGIKKNVVSKGITFEHYFECLFTGEKQMRSMKIIRSENHDIYSKEVNKIALSSEDDKRIVLDNKVNTLAIR, encoded by the exons ATGCCCACTTGCAACCGTTTTGATACCGGGTTTGTTCATCAGCAGTGCCAAGAAATTCAACGATTGTTTGGGGGTGAACTGGAAGCAACTTTGGGTCCTCTGATCGACCACAGCTCTGATGGAGATTCATGTCGTTGTAAAATTATGCTTCAGCTACTGAGATCAAGGGAGGGATTACGATTTTGGCTTTGTTCTGAGTTGCTGCAAGGAGATAAAGG ATATCTTCatccaaaagaaataaatgattGGAGAGTATCAGATCTAAAAAAGTATGAAAATGTACTCATAACCAAAGGAATTACTTTTCCAATGAGTTTAAAAGATATTTCCAAGTTTGAAAGACTTAATCCTAGTATTCCAG TTTACGctgattttgaatgttttacttCACCTCTAAATACTTGTTGTCCAAATCCAGATAAGTCTTATGGTTACAACTATCAAAAACATGAACCATCTGGATTTTGTTACTATCTAAAAGGATTAGTAGATTCATTCAAACCAGTTACTTTTACCAAAACTAGAGATAGTGATGATGTAGCATTAATATTTGTAAAAAAGATAGTAGAATTAACTGAAGCAATTTATAATAAGTATTATCGTACaccaaaaaaactatttttgtcAACAGAAGAACAAGAATCTTTTGATAGTGCAAAATTATGTTATATTTGTAATAAACCATTAAAAAAAGATCGTGTTAGAGATCATTGCCATTTTACAGGAAAATACCGTGGAGCAGCTCATAATGAATGCAATCTTAAATGCCGTAAACCAAGGGTACTTccagttatatttcacaatttaCAAGGTTATGATTCACATTTGTTTATTAAACAACTTTCCAATATTCCAGGTAGATTAGAATGTATTCCATCTACTgaggaaaaatatatttcattttcaaaacattttaaagttgGTGAGTACAAAGATATTAGAGGAATGATAATTCCAATAACATTTGAAATAAGATTTATAGATTCATTTAAGTTTCTCCAAACATCACTTTCCAATCTTGTTGGTAATTTAAAACCAGATGATTTACATAACACTAAAAAAGTATTTAAGAGTAATTCATCATTGCTAACTCGTAAAGGAGTATACCCTTATGACTATGTTTCTTCACTCGAAAAACTATCAGAAACAAATTTACCACCCCCAGAGAAATTTTATTCTTATCTGAATGATGAGGAAATATCAGATGATGATTACAACCATGCACTCAATGTCTGGAATACATTTAAATGTAGATCGATTAGAGATTATCATAATCTTTATCTTAAGACAGATGTAATATTACTTGCAGACGTATTTGAGAATTTTAGATTAACTTGTCTACATCATTACAAACTAGATCCAGCTCATTATTATACATCACCCGGTctagcttgggatgcatgtctTAAAACAACAGGTCAGCATTTACAATTATTACATGATtatgatatgttaatgatgatTGAGAGAGGAATACGTGGTGGTATAACTCACATATCAAAAAGATATGCGGaagcaaataacaaatatatgGTTAATTATAATCCTGTTAAACCATCAAGTTATATTCAATACCTTGATGCTAATAATTTATACGGTTGGGCAATGTCTCAAAATCTTCCTACATATGGGTTTGAATGGATAAATGATATTACAGTACAGGGTGTTTTTGATATACTAAATAGTTTAAATTATCGTGGTAGAAAAGGATGGGTATTTGAAGTAGATTTAGAATATCCACCAGAGTTATGGAGTTTACATAATGACTATCCACTTGCTCCTGAAAATATAAAAGTTAATAGGGTAGAAAAGTTAGTATGTCATTTTAAACCTAGAAAAAACTATGTTGTATATTACAAAAATCTTAGACAATATTTAGAGATGGGAATGAAGATTACTAATGTTCATAGAGGTATATCATTTTACCAATCTCCTTGGATGAGTCCatatatacaaaaaaatacagaacttaGAAAGTCTGCATCTAACGATTTTGAGAAGGACTTTTTCAAACTTATGAATAATAGtgtttttggaaaaacaatTGAGAATataagaaaaagacaaaatatagtACTAGTTGATAATCGTACCAAAGCTAAAAGACTTGTAAGTCGTCCTAATTTTGAAAGAGTAACAATATTTGATGAAAATCTTATTGCAGTTCATATGAAAAAGACTGAAGTGTATTTCAACAAACCAGTATAC ATtcaaacaaaagatttttatcaTGACATAAAAGATGATGTAAAAACTAAGTTTGATACCAGTGGTTATCCATCATCTCATCCATCTGGTATACCAACAGGTTTAAACAAAAAAGTGATTggaatgtttaaagatgaagtagGTGGTAGGCAAATAACACATTTTATAGGTCTTAGACCAAAACTTTATACTTTTAAAATTGAAGATGGTGctacaaataaaaaatgtaaaggtATAAAAAAGAATGTAGTATCAAAGGGAATAACTTTCGAGCATTACTTTGAGTGTTTATTCACTGGTGAAAAGCAAATGAGAAGTATGAAAATTATAAGAAGTGAAAATCATGATATATATTCAaaagaagtaaataaaatagCATTGAGTAGTGAAGATGATAAAAGAATAGTACTAGATAATAAGGTAAATACGTTGGCTATTAGgtaa